The Rosa rugosa chromosome 3, drRosRugo1.1, whole genome shotgun sequence sequence acCCATTTACGCCAATATATCGAAACTATATTTCGTAACAATTGAGACTTTATTAAATTTACAGCAAACAAGACTTGAAGGTGTATTCTGGGTGGGAAAGAGAAATACCCCGTataggttttctgttttttttttagaataagaaaattataaaaatgcccCATATGTTGGTTGAAAACTAATAgttctcaattaaaaaaaaaatttgggtgtGGTTTACAATTTTATATGGGTATTTGGGTACCCACGGGTATACCCATACCCCACCCATTTTTATACGGGTATTTTGTAATTAcccatgtcacgccccgaatttagaataattaaattcaaatccgaaacgcgagaacaaacaatcacaaaaagactcttagaaaattttcaaataaactaagcaacaaacaaactgaactcacaatgtcaataccgactcgttctttagagtcacatattacattacagatagtttacaaattaaactgaatatcaattcaacatgtaaccactctcaccaactcactacacagcggaagactacaagtatgagcgcccttctacacccacgtgacggaaagtctacctcagcttcgataacgatcactcgatattctaacctgcacaataacccctacaccatagaatactgcaccgggaatgtaaacaacaaacccggtaagcttttcagcccgtatgagtaaactcaaataaagcgACTCACGTCACACATGCTTATAattctcagctcgtgagataattaaagcaacaatatttaaatCCACAAaatacaaccaaacatcaagttcatatcatatcatatcatgctcatttccctcaacataacgcggttgccaaaatcatggcatcccaactcattttccaatcactacagctcacaacccacaactgtacccacaataagaattatgCAAAATctgtaatccctgcatagaaacttagttcaggagatcacgtgaaaacaaacaaaagaattcatagtaatccctgcatagaaacttagttcaggagattacttaaaaatcaaacaaagaaaccatagtaatccctgcatatagtttagttcaggagattacattaaaacaaacaatacaaaaggcagtaatccctgcatataacttagttcaggagattacataaaaacaaacaattcaaataaaaCCGAAATCAACTCCACACTCTAGAAAGAACTCAAGTCCCTCAATGGACAATAAAGGAAAGAATCCACCCGAACTCTCATTTAAAAACATGTACCCTTGAGTgccataacacaaagttatcccccaagaagtACAACTGCAGACAACATATACCCTTGAGTGCCATAACAcaagttatcccccaagaagtACAACTGCAGACAGCATATACCCTTGAGTGCCAGaacacaaagttatcccccaagaagtACAACTGCAAGCATCTGATATCATTAcacccaggtttaccactgtaaccttcggacTTCAGACCTTTCGGCCCTCAGAACATaacccaggtttaccactgtaaccttcggacttcggaccacttggccctcagaacaaaaccatttaaggaaatcccacacgactcacaatgtcacatcacactttcaattcactctttcaacaatataaccatcaaacatatacatatcacaacgccactccatccatatatatatattccacgtaaatatatatatacgtagtcattcacgcaggaatgaccactaataccaactatagttttataaattattcctctcgaaaatcattttatatcaaaaccttgttttaacttacccatgaaccgttgtcgatcaagttcatatattttaaaacaaataatttattttgataaatatgattttacatactaacaattaaatctactaaattaaaacataactactttaccaaccgaaacaccgtgagatttactcacctccaaatcctgctgcatCTTTacacaaaccaagacaagcacaaaatcacaatcacaaccgtccGTCCAAAACAAATCCGTCCATCACCTAATCAAATAAGATCGCAACTTAGCAAACGAATCACAAAATACACTtaaacaacaatccaacggttggattccCACAGATCGCCCTTGGGATCAtcctatcaaaattatacgaagatccaacggtcggatcttcgcgaattgcaaaccgaagataatgcgtaaaaccgaaaccctagcatgcatcaactttcttcaaaataaccttataatatatcaaaacgaccgtatcgatgcgtagatgaataaactgaaaatagAACACAAAAAGGAAGCTGGACGCGCTGTCGGCAGTAGGCGGTCAACAGTGGCGGGTTAACGACGGTCAACGCCGgccaaccacctccgatggcaaagtgaccaactacaaacttgttcaaaatgaagagatgagcaactttcatacctggagctaagtctggataggcctagatcgtcctagatcaagcctgGAAGTTGGAATAATCTCAGCcctctgatcagattccagatccAACCAGAACCGTCGAaagcttcaaaccttgatctttcgCTCCACAGGTaaaatcgtgatgcaaggcgggtatgaggatgatcaaGAGGAGGAGGACATTCCGAAACCGGGAAGGATCAGCCAAGGAGTCGCCGGAAATTAGGAAATCCAACCCGGTCGGCCCGCCGTCACTGTTCACATCTCCGATCTCCTCCTGGGTTGCTCCACCGGTGCAACAGACACCAGAGGTCGACGGAGGAAGGCTGGGTGAGTCGATCTGAGCCGGGTCCGCCGTCGTACGTCACCGGAAAACGAAGAtggatccgggtcgggtcgagagCAACCTGccgggtgaggagagagaacggagagaaagcTGGGGCCAAAACGCAAAAAGGGAGAAatttgggatttatgaaaaaatccataattttcttatatttatagaaatttcctaACTTTTCAAtcgatcataactttctcatacgaactccgatttccgcgttcctcatgtccacgaactcgtatcgacatgctctacaactttcatgaaggaagatttcggagaatcccaacgtataaaaagtcaacctttgtgaaccccctaaaacgtgcacttcgaataaatattcgtccgaaaataattcaactccaccctcgaaccccgaaatcgtacaaacgaacacttattaatcccaagaaatatttaggaattaataacaaatttccgaggtcttacattctatcctccttaaagaaatttcgtcccgaaatttaagcacACTACCCAACAATCAGGTATGGCTAAACACATCCTCGAATCCTGTCCTTGTTCCCCAACAGGTATGGCTAAAAAATCTGGGAATGAGTATTTCTTCAATGTTTGATCAATTCCTAACACAACTCACCATGGATTTGGAAACTGGACTTGATTGGAACCAAATAGAAAGTAAATTTTCTtccttttattttaatttgacaGCCCATATCCGTTTTTTGATGAATTTTCTTGTTCAATATTAGTTCTCAAATAACTCAATAAGTGTTTATAGTGCTCGAAGGTAATAAAGATAACGGTCACGGATGGACAATTTGATTTGTACTCATTATGGAAGTGTGGAGAATGAAAGGGGTAGAGCTATGAATTAgggtcaaaattgaaaatttataGACAAATATAGTAAGGGTTCCAAATACTAATTTAGGAGGTTTGAATAAAACCACTCATTATGTAgttgtctttttttttgtttttttgtttagtaAACCACAATACTTCAATAAAACTTGACAATACATAAAAGTATACATTCTAAAATGAACAATGTGGAGGATATATAATTTttgaataatggtaattccattgataatagcgcatgccaagaaggccattacatactcacccgctgacacatgacaatggccagaacaaggcttcgtggaggagccacagtagtacataggatagaccaactatatttgaacttatcgctcactttaaaagcgagcctataagctatggaaaaacatagcaaatagaAAAGCCAAAACTACACTCGTttggttcctaatacaaggaaatttattgtaattagacaaaaagctaaaaacataggtttgggccaagagcctaaaccctagcccaaatagaAGTTGATGGACTAAGGTAGAACCCCAGCCCAAACAATTAAGCCCAATAGGGCATACCAAGGAGATCTCCAGGCCCAGCAGCCGATTTGGGCCCAGTCCGCCGTCTTCTCCCGCAATCCATCGTACGGCCCCTGCCAGCAGAGTTCGGTCCGATCTATTCTGACGACAAACGACATCAAGATCCACATCGCCATGGCAGCGAGCCATGCCGCCGACCTGCATCAAAACTGAACAGAACATCCCTGATCTGGGTTCCTTGACTCCTCGGCCCAACTCCCTCGATCGAAACAATGGCGGCGCCGTCGATCCAAGAACCAAACCGCCACGACCTCGCATCATCTGTCGCCCAAGCCACGCCGCCGCGACCTGCATCACAACAAACCAAAACCATCCCCGATCCCAGCCTTGCCAAACCACACCGCCATCGATCGAGTTCCATGACGCGGACGATCCAAGAACACCATCAACGGGGACGACTGCCGGCCCAGACAACACGACCACCCCCATCTCCACCATCCCAGCCAAATCAAACTGACATAACACCAGAGAGAATCCCACCGGTGTCCCATGGGCAGTAgttctcccgtccggcagcaatcCCATGACAATCGGAGGCCCGAATGCCAGGCCGACgtccgggcgccgccggacgagaagagATTTACAACCGGAAGGCCTTAGGGTTTAGGTGAGAGAGCGGCCCTCTCTTTTCGGCCAAATTTATTATTGAAAATTTAGAGTGGAGGAAATATAATTAAACCTATTCAACTGTTGGATATTCtcatgaagagaagaaaagattatggtaaaaaatttacttattttcgtaaatttttTGGCCTCGATTCACGTGGTGAACCTTAATCCCCCAATCAAACTAAAACGTTCATGACCACTCAttcataacttttttttttaatatgtcAGCGCTCACACTCTCATGGGGATGAGCTCCGTCAACCCATGTAAAAAATTTTGGGTACTTATCTCCTCGTGATTCGGCTCATCTTAGAGAAGTAAAGGCGTATATAGGGTTTGACCGCTTTGACCGATATTGAAACGACAACGGACCGAGTCAactttttacacaatacctattactacactataaatacatggataatgtcaaatttattattatttttttattccacaaaattcttatatgctTATTAAGGTGGTTTAACTTGTTATtggttatataaaaaaaatatacattCGAAAACCAACAACTTAGAGGAAATATAGTTTGGACAATTCCACCATTGGATATTCTTTGGATATTATCATGTCAGTAAGAAAATGCTATAGCAAAAAATTTACCCATTTTAGTCATCGTATAGGTCTTGATTCACGTGGTCAACGATCTAATCCCTAAGTCCCTGTCAAATTAAAATGCTCATAACCACTTCTTCATAACTTCTGTTTTCGAGACATCAATGCTCATACTCTCATGGGGTTGAATTATGTCAACCTATGAAAAAGATTTGAGACGTTTATCCCGTTGTGATTTGCATCTTGTCAGGGAAATATAATCGTTTATTAGGTTAACCGTTTTGAATGATGTCAAAACGACGGCGGACTAGATTAATtattttacacaatacctatcactatgcAATAAATATATGGTTAatttcaaatttattgattttcaatttcattttttttattgcatAGAATATGGAAAaatatgcctttttttttttttttcgtcgcGATTTTGTGAAAAATTAGTTCGTTGTGGTTCCTTATGAGTTTCCGCGGTTCATTGGCTAACATGTTAGATTTCTCATTATTGAGTCATACTAATGATTGAAACATATATTTTACTTCTTGCAGGATGGAATATTTGTCATATAGATGTGCTAATAATGAAATAATGGATGAAATAGTAAGTTTTCTTCTCTGAGCGAGAGAGCAAAAACTCTCTGAGCGAGAGAGCAAAACCCTAGGGCGGCGGCAGTCTTAGACCACAAGATCGCTCTCGTCCGGTGGCTACCCCGGCATCTTGGGTGGCCTTTGGCCTCGCCGACGCCGCGcggtctgctgccggacggggatGCAAGCTAACGTTTTGGGGAGCTCCTATTGAGGGGTCTTGCTTGAGGTGTTTGCAGGTTGGATTGGGTTGCAGACTTGGCGAGATTTTTATGCGGTGGCTTCATGGGCGGACTCGGGGCTCGATTTGCTGCTGGATCGACGACCTTTCGAGATGGGTTACCTTTCTGCGGCGGCGTGGATTGCAGGCGTTGGATCGGGGTGTGTCGTGGTGATGCTGGGTGTGGCGGCGTGGTTCCGGGTGATTTGGGCTGTGGCGATTGGTTCGTAGCGGCGGGATCATGGCGGAGCAGGTTCGACATGGTCAGCGGAGCAGGCGCGGCGCTGGGATCTGTTCGATGGTTCGGCGCGTGTGGAGATGAAGGTTTGGGCCTGGACCCGATCAGGTCTGCTGGGCTTTTTGCAGGGGCTCCTTTTTGGATCTGCCTTGAACTGAATaagttgggctagggtttttgccctaggcccatccctatgttaattagtttgtctaattacaataatttcctttgttttaggAACCTACGCACTTTTGTGCACCCTATGTCtctttagcgtctctggagtagtaccgaaggaggatatccgctatTTCTACGTATTTAAATAcacaatgagtaggactatatgtatgtaccacttatgggtactaccactagcttcttgtctgtctatagatgacagcggaagggtatgtaacggcctattctggcttgtgatgaatatattagcacccgatttgggtttgattcaaaaaatgaaataatGGATGAAGATGTGGAACAAAGTTTTCCAcgcaaaagaaaaaggaaagcaGCAGTATGGAATAACTCGAAGTAAAAATGATCAAGGGGGGAGAGAAAGCAATTTGCAAGCATAGCGGCAAGATCCTAAGTGCAAAATCTACAAATGGAACTAATTATTTGAATTTACATGTTAAATCATTTTGATTATTTAAATTGATGCTGAAAAAtgaatttaattttgtttatcAACTTAACActaaagtcaaaaaaaaaaatattagtaagtaataaattttttttattttaaaaaccCTACATTTAATGGGCTGGAGgcctattgtttttttttttttttaatccttaTTGGAAACGAGTAAATGGGTCAGTTATGGGTTACCCGTTTGGAAATGAGTGGGTAAATACTCATACCCGCAAACTATTTCTTGGGTAAATACCCATTGGATATTACCCGTGAAAATTACTGGGTGGGTATTACCCATCGGCTATTAACCAGTGCGTACAAATGGCAACTCACTTTGATCTCGTGGAGTTGTAGACATGGacgtaaaaagtaaaaaacccggtttttatttttaattgactttttgttttgtggcttGGAGTTTGACTCTCCGCTTTTTGCAAGGcccattttttcatttttcatctttcttttttctctcccaATTCGGCACTCATCTAGTCATCTAGGCCGTCTTtcatttcgttttttttttttttttttttatggaaatgttctttcatttatgtttttttttttgttacaagcgGGGCCTAAAAGAcccaaacaaaacaacaaaaagagcTAAGAGTTAAAGCAGGAGCTCCTCCTAGCTCTAGAAACCATAGAGATCTCATCAAGATAAGCCTAAGctcctttttcatttcttttcattgcagtcttttttctctctttttttttcaaaactaaAAGGGAGAAACCCTACTAGATTAAATAAAGTAAAATCGTCTCAAAAGTACTACAAGTTCTGAAACATAAAATAACTGCTTATAATTCTGAAAGGAGCTCCTAGTCGAACAAGCTGAATCCCATATCATCATCACTCTCTTCCTTTGGCTCCTCCTTCTCTTCCACTAGAGGAGTAGCTGCAGCAGGGGCGGCGGCGCCTGCACCTGGGGCAGTAACGGCAACGACAACAGCACCGCCACCGCCTCCAGCACCAACATTCAAGATGAGGTCATCGATGTCTCTCTTCTCGGCAAGCTTGGCAAACAAACCAGGCCAGTATGACTCCACAGAAACATTGGCAGCTTTGACCAAAGTGGCAATCTTCTCAGCAGTGATGGGAATGGCATCGTCGTGGAGGATCAAAGCGGCGTAAGTGCAAGAAATCTCTGAAATCGACATGGTTCTGAGGAAGATGAGATCTGAGAGTGATTGTGCTCAGAGTGCTCTGCGGCTGCTGCAACACCACAATGGCTCTGCTTTAgggtttcttcttttcattgcTGTTAAAGTAAGGGAAATTAAGGCTTAAGTAGCGCAAGAACTGAGCTCAAACCAACTGGCCGAGCTACCTctttaagagcaactccaacagatttcctataatttttgtataataggaaagcaaaagtcaaagttttaacatctttttcttctccaactccaacagattccctattttacagcaatctttaaaatctccatattctttcttaaaattttagagattgttgtaaatatagggaatttagttttctctttcctcactttccctaaaatatggataattatagggaatctgttggaacaaaagagactcatttttccctaaagtagagaaaaatcaaaatatggggaagctgttggagttgctttaaTCATATATTAGTTTCATACAGTAATGCAGTTACACTTCACACAAATACAGTGTTACATCCCAATACACTTCAACGCACAGTTTCATCTCTGGCCTATGGAAAAACAAACAGAATTTTCCATGGAGTCTTTATTTCAGCTGGGCAAATTATGATTATTGCTCCTTAAACACACTCCAAAGCTCTCTTACTCCACAAAACTGTACCCGATGTCCTTGTTTTTCCTTCCACCTCAGTTAATGCTTTGACCTCCTTTCCTAAAGAGCTAACACTGCAAAACTCAAAGCCAACCCGTTTTTGGCTGTCTTTCTCAAACCATCGGCAATTAAATCCAATGACCGTCACCAACACCAAAgtaatatatttattttttacaaGTTATTTctcaatacatatatatttcatttaACCAAAAGTACTATATTatgaattaataaaaaaaacacaTGAGATCCAAGAAGACTTGAATGAGTTAATGTTAGCTTGTAGGGCAGAAAGCAGGTGTGAATGAGGAGTTTTGATCTAAGGGAAATATTTCAAGACCTGTACAACGTGTTGGACAATTTGAACACAATTTTTCTGGGATTGGAATACTTATTCACTAACATGCTTGGCACAGAGGATCGAGAAAACAAATAAGCCAAAACCACCACATAAACTACACTTCTAGAAAACTATCAGTAAGAAAAGAAACAGGATTGTTATTTTCTTTGGGTGCAGAGTGCATATTATTTTCTAGGAAAACAAACGTGAGTCTTACGATAATAAAAACTTATATAACATCATAAAGGAGAACTATGAGGAAAAGGAGCATTACATGGGAGAAAAGTACCATTGGCTGACCCCATGCACCTATTATGTAACCAAAAAGAATATCTAATGGGGTTGGTCTAGCGGAAGCATGCTAGGCTGTAAGTGGGGCGGATGCTGCAGGGCTTCTCTTGGTAATAGAAAGTCTTTGGTTTGAACCACAGCTTGTGAAAAACATCCCTTGGGGAGGGGTCATACCCAAGTTGCTTCCGGTTCCGGAGTGGTAGCTCACTTAGCCACCATTTTATATCCAAAAAAATGATAGTCCATGGCCCTAAATCTAATGTGAATGCAATTGAAAGTTATTTCAAAAAAAGCATACTAGGACTACTTGCTTGGAATCTGATACCCATCATTTCTTTGAGAGTGAAACAGTTTCGTTTTGGAGGATCAACCAACTTCGCCTTTGGGGTCTGACTCATTCTCAGAACTTCCAGAACCTAGCCTTAACCAATGAATTAAAATCTATAGGCATGCAAGTGTAATGAATGAGTTCCGATTGTTAGGTTCTGTGGTGTTTTCCTCGAAAGTTTGGCTAGGAAGATTAGATATTCAGCCAGTTTCAATATGTGTTTGTCCTTTCGGAGGACAAGGAACTCTTCCACGATGACTTGCGAGTCTTATGTTGGTGACGACCGATGAACTCTCAAGTGAGAGTGTATTTTGTTAGTAGCTAATGGTCGTCGGAAGCTAAGAATTACGACGACATCGACTTGTTTTTCATAGTTGCCGTGGATTCCACGAGATGATACGATTTTACCTACGGGTAGTCTTGTATAGCTCTATTGAAGCTCCAAATTCCCGAATAGCTCTGTACTTGTGGTGAGCGAGAATGTGGTGTGGACGTGAGTCGTCTACGAGTATGTTAGTTGTGGCAGTATTATGTGAGGTTAACGAGGTCGGCAGTTACCCAGTCTTATTTGGTGTAAACATAAGTTGTTTACAGAGATGCCAAAGTATAGCCATATATTGCAATGAGAGTAATGAGATTGTTAATTACTCAGTCATGTGGGTACAATGGGATGTAATTGATTGGAGCGAAGTGTATCTTGTGGATAATAGATGAGGAACACTTGGTAAAGAAAAAGGTTAGCTCCGGTATTGTTATGTGTGACTGGTAATAGTCGAGTTGTACCAcaagaaattagaaattagacATCAGAAAATGTTAGGGGTACTGGAGTCTGACATGAAGAAGGAAGTATTATCGACCAGTTGACCAATTATGAAATTTCGAGgatgaaatttatttaaggggggtggaacagtgagccccggaaaaattgtCGAGCTAAGTTGAGATCATTGAGAAATTAATTTACGATTTTAGTAATTAATAAAGGTGCTCGAGattatttttcagaatttttcataAGGTGAAATCCTTGATTTAAGAGTGTGATAATAAAGTACATGACACGACGAGTTTGTGGTAATTTTAGGGAAATTTTTGTGACACCCGAagtatttattatgaatttccgaagtttgggaaatatggaaattcatttaaataaaaagaaattgtcCTAATGCGATCTAGGCCGTTGGAATAACCACCGCTTGATCTGGGCCGTTAGATTAAACTCAAATTGGGTTATAAATAGAGGCAGATCGTATCTGACGACCCAGAATTCTCGAGAAGGTTTTAGAACGCTCGACCCGTTTTGGCGACCCGACGACCAGCGACGGCGACCCGGTTGTTTCTCCTCTTTCAGGCGACGTCAAGGTGGTGCACGGGTCATGTTCGACGCGTCTCCTCGCCGTGGTCCATCCTGTGGTCACGGATCGTCCATGCATGGAGCGAGGAGTCTCAATCAAAGCCCGAAAGCTTCGGATTTTCCGGCGATCTTCGGGGCTGCATGAGATATTGAAATCGATCCTCTCGGTGAGCTCTACGTACTAGTATACTTAGTTTTCAGTTTTGGATGGGTTTTGATGGATTGATGTTTTGGTAGTTTTCGGGTACCGGCGGAGCCGCTGTCCTCTTTGGTCGTTCTATGCTTCTGGGTTCATATCCGACGTTTTGAAGCATGACTTGATGCTTGGGCGGGCTCGAATCATTCAGTTGGCTGAAATGAAGAGTTTGGTGTCGAGATTTGGTGAAGCGGTGGAGGAAGTGAACAAAGGGAGGACCCTGAGTTCATTGTTGTTAAGGAAGCCAGCAATTTAAGGACCATCCCTTGCTTTTGTAAAGTAAAGGTAAGCTGGAAATTGTGTTGAATTCAACTTGGAACTCATAAGTGGATTACGATTGTAAATGTTGGGATTGAACTAGTTTCGGGTTAGTAGTTCTGTTTGAAATTCGATGTTGTGGAAATCTGGAAATTTGGTTATGTTAGTTTTGAATGGTGATTTTGGAATATGATGATTTCTGTGAGTTTGATTACtgaactgtaaatttgagttgGATTTGGACTGAACTGAGCTTGTAATCAAAAGGGTGGAAAGGCAAGTAAtgttgggtgtccttagtaaatTTAGGCACACCTAACATGATTCGAAACTATGTCGAATTGGAAATCGTCTTAGTGTGGTCATGCTTGGTTGAAAAAGTATGTGGTCGATAAATATCGTCCAATCGAATTCGTTAGCACTTAAAGCATGTTGTGTCGAAAGAAAAATGTTGTTGGTCATGATTGGTCAAATCCtggtcaaactaaaaaaattgG is a genomic window containing:
- the LOC133741457 gene encoding large ribosomal subunit protein P1-like, whose translation is MSISEISCTYAALILHDDAIPITAEKIATLVKAANVSVESYWPGLFAKLAEKRDIDDLILNVGAGGGGGAVVVAVTAPGAGAAAPAAATPLVEEKEEPKEESDDDMGFSLFD